A window of the Fulvia fulva chromosome 3, complete sequence genome harbors these coding sequences:
- a CDS encoding Cutinase transcription factor 1 alpha encodes MRLPTPETRNTHADTHTLHNMATLAPNPNPPTASETPPNSAISIAPGTSSAAPSSQLPGHPSFRRQRASRACETCHARKVRCDAASLGVPCTNCVAFSIECKIPTPKRKKTAGKKEDSSERAESVKDGISPAGAEAFSAPPPDTFAPEKVGMNTTAAIPKSEGSDQYYANQQLSNGTYAQFMKPKFARAPIKEAGRVAYLGESSNLSLLVQDRHGSSDVVHYPLPENVRGARARINELDNVEIDVLHQRGAFLLPPRQLCDELVDAYFTWIAPVVPVINRSKFMRRYRDSKNPPSLLLLQAILLAGSRVCNNPQLMDANGSTTPAAMTFYKRAKALYDANYEDDRVTIVQALILMGWYWEGPEGKNRERADIVTHARSDLVADVTKNVFYWSRVAVIVAQGSGMHRSVEGSQLSKADKRLWKRIWWTLFTRDRSVAVALGRPVSINIEDSDVEMVSEDDFIDDEPDRPAEYPADPIHVQFFLNYVKLCEIMGLVLSQQYSVASKLRRNNALDLTHSDMALADWLQNCPPEVRWEPQRHHFWSALLHANYYTTLCLLHRAHMPPAGSPSSRDNQGYPEETAYPSRSIAYQAAGMITSIVEALQAHDQLRYAPAFIVYSLFSALIMHVYQMRSANQLIVTATQQRLTSCMNALKDVSKVWLVAKMVHTLFESILGNKILEDRLQKAAGRQHRKPKHGSSSKASKETPGLDISSEAQKRKFDDMEMGYTNGPPAPQMSYERSRPQSPAITPSRELPQSSQTPQQQIPHITAGSPTIRQGTDAFMGTSRANTRPTTPFNNFSYPGTPPDLFLHTRNSPKISEDLWQNYQPEQLFPPETSQLFPISTSPNQMVDPALHDPSHPPQMHQQQFAPQQPNMQHQGPPMQHNQQHTPTMSDGHSMPAINYQHDPNAWAHINMSNQHRPDDQWSNSASSTTGGPIVPTTLNVGDWFEFFGIPAGSDLGAFHNSAGFG; translated from the exons ATGCGACTGCCGACGCCTGAGACCCGGAACACACACGCCGACACGCACACTCTTCACAACATGGCCACGCTGGCCCCGAACCCGAACCCGCCCACCGCCAGCGAGACTCCCCCGAACTCTGCCATCAGCATCGCGCCCGGCACATCCTCTGCGGCGCCCTCATCACAGCTCCCGGGACATCCCTCATTCAGGCGGCAGAGGGCCAGTCGCGCGTGCGAAACCTGCCATG CGAGGAAAGTGCGATGCGATGCAGCATCCCTCGGAGTGCCATG TACGAATTGTGTTGCCTTCAGCATAGAGTGCAAGATTCCCACGCCGAAGCGCAAGAAGACAGCGGGCAAGAAAGAGGATAGCAGTGAGCGCGCCGAGTCCGTGAAAGATGGCATCAGCCCAGCGGGTGCCGAAGCCTTCTCTGCGCCTCCACCGGACACTTTTGCGCCAGAGAAGGTGGGTATGAACACAACCGCGGCCATACCAAAGAGCGAGGGCAGCGACCAATACTATGCCAACCAACAGCTGTCAAATGGCACATACGCTCAATTT ATGAAGCCGAAATTCGCACGCGCTCCCATCAAAGAGGCTGGACGTGTTGCATATCTGGGAGAATCATCCAACTTATCCTTACTGGTGCAGGACCGCCACGGCTCGTCAGATGTCGTGCATTATCCGCTGCCCGAGAATGTTCGTGGCGCCCGTGCACGAATCAATGAACTTGACAACGTCGAGATCGATGTCCTTCACCAGCGCGGCGCTTTTCTTCTGCCACCACGACAGCTGTGCGATGAGCTCGTCGATGCTTACTTCACCTGGATTGCTCCCGTGGTGCCGGTCATCAATCGCAGCAAGTTCATGAGGCGCTATCGCGACTCCAAGAATCCTCCTTCGTTATTACTCCTACAGGCTATCTTACTTGCAGGTTCTCGAGTATGCAATAACCCACAGCTTATGGATGCGAATGGCTCTACTACACCAGCGGCAATGACGTTCTACAAGCGCGCAAAAGCGCTATACGATGCGAACTATGAGGACGACCGTGTCACAATTGTGCAAGCCCTCATCCTCATGGGATGGTATTGGGAAGGTCCAGAGGGTAAGAACCGCGAAAGAGCAGACATTGTCACGCACGCTCGGTCTGACCTGGTTGCAGACGTGACAAAAAATGTATTTTACTGGAGCAGAGTAGCCGTCATTGTCGCGCAAGGATCTGGCATGCACCGAAG CGTCGAAGGTTCTCAACTCAGCAAGGCAGACAAACGACTATGGAAACGGATCTGGTGGACATTATTCACTCGCGATCGTTCAGTTGCGGTCGCGCTTGGACGTCCAGTCTCCATCAACATCGAGGACTCCGATGTGGAAATGGTGTCCGAAGACGACTTCATCGACGACGAGCCCGATCGGCCCGCCGAATATCCTGCCGACCCGATTCACGTCCAGTTCTTCCTCAATTACGTCAAGCTGTGCGAGATTATGGGATTAGTCTTGTCTCAGCAATATTCAGTGGCCTCGAAGCTCCGTCGAAATAATGCTCTCGATCTGACACACAGCGATATGGCGCTCGCAGATTGGCTACAGAACTGCCCACCCGAAGTCAGATGGGAGCCACAACGGCATCACTTCTGGTCTGCCTTGCTTCACGCCAACTACTA CACCACGCTGTGTCTTCTGCATCGAGCGCACATGCCGCCTGCGGGGTCACCAAGCTCGCGCGACAACCAGGGATACCCTGAAGAGACCGCATACCCCTCAAGGTCGATCGCCTATCAGGCTGCTGGCATGATCACGTCAATTGTTGAAGCATTGCAGGCGCACGACCAGCTCCGCTACGCGCCAGCCTTCAT TGTCTACAGTTTGTTCTCCGCATTGATTATGCACGTCTACCAGATGCGCTCTGCCAATCAATTGATCGTCACCGCTACACAGCAGCGACTGACATCCTGCATGAACGCGCTCAAGGATGTCTCGAAAGTCTGGTTGGTCGCTAAAATGGTCCACACATTGTTCGAATCCATCCTCGGCAACAAAATACTTGAAGACAGGCTTCAGAAAGCGGCCGGCAGGCAACATCGCAAACCGAAGCACGGCTCAAGCAGCAAGGCCAGCAAAGAAACGCCGGGTCTTGATATATCATCCGAGGCCCAGAAACGCAAGTTCGACGACATGGAGATGGGCTACACGAACGGACCACCTGCGCCGCAGATGTCCTACGAACGCTCACGGCCGCAGTCGCCAGCGATCACACCTTCGCGCGAACTACCACAATCCTCTCAGACACCACAACAGCAGATACCTCATATCACCGCCGGCAGTCCAACAATACGACAGGGAACAGATGCGTTCATGGGCACGTCTCGTGCCAACACTCGACCAACAACTCCATTCAACAACTTCTCGTACCCTGGTACCCCTCCTGACCTCTTCTTACATACTCGCAATTCGCCCAAGATCTCGGAGGATCTGTGGCAGAACTACCAGCCTGAACAGCTCTTCCCGCCTGAGACTAGCCAGTTGTTCCCGATCAGCACGAGTCCTAACCAGATGGTCGATCCTGCGTTACATGATCCTTCACACCCACCACAGATGCATCAACAGCAGTTCGCACCTCAGCAACCGAATATGCAGCATCAAGGTCCACCTATGCAGCACAATCAGCAACATACGCCTACCATGTCGGACGGTCATTCCATGCCTGCGATCAACTATCAACACGACCCTAACGCCTGGGCACACATCAACATGTCCAACCAGCACCGGCCAGACGACCAGTGGAGTAACTCCGCTTCGAGTACAACAGGAGGACCGATAGTGCCGACAACACTCAACGTTGGTGACTGGTTCGAGTTCTTCGGAATCCCAGCTGGGTCAGATCTCGGCGCCTTCCATAACTCGGCTGGCTTTGGTTGA
- a CDS encoding Pre-mRNA-splicing factor brr2, whose amino-acid sequence MSGNKGKGGDGADNNLGQYKYAAMSNLVLQADRRFVSRRGDETTGDPESLAGRINLNEMGSRTAREKAPVSAAPPEQARKRKRTEPVQSSRAAGVLSAQDMNIEGLRYRPRTAANKDVYDLISTNVAQKMGGDYGLAVTASATDSVLEYLKDDNMKDFDKKKEIDDILGITTSSKEFNQLVNLGKKITDYDQQDDDEEMAEGGEDADLDENNGVAVDFGDESEGEDQNQTFEVRDEDEESEDDLAMGTEEVAEDGAGPPPQGEGDQEEEDEDGMVIENKPRRGAREDKDPTFVPAHEIDAYWLQRQIGQIYEDAHTQTEKTKEAESIMAGLDDSGEEKPLRDVENDLMELFDYEHHEVVGKLVKNRDKVVWVTRWRRVAEDEASRVALEKEMVNAGHASILKELRGRDEAPGKAAPKIKVNIDAMDLDAKLPIKDEEDEPKKDGLQGGLQPRKTLNLDDLKFDAGNHLMTNQNVKLPAGSVKRTFKGWEEIHVPAPKRKPNANERPLIPTSDLPAWARTGFGSSTSLNRIQTECYPSAFEGDGNMLICAPTGSGKTNVAMLTMLREIGKHRDPRTGEINLDEFKIIYIAPLKALVQEQVGNFGARLKPYGITVSELTGDRQLTKQQIADTQVIVTTPEKWDVITRKATDTSYTNLVRLICIDEIHLLHDDRGPVLESIVSRTIRRTEQTGDPVRIVGLSATLPNYRDVAAFLRVDTQKDLFHFDGTFRPCPLKQEFIGVTDKKAIKQLKTMNDVCYNKTLEQVGQNKNQMLIFVHSRKETAKTAKYIRDKALEEDKIGQILRTDAASREILREEAESVTNTDLKDVLPYGFGIHHAGMSRADRTAVEDLFADGAIQVLVCTATLAWGVNLPAHTVIIKGTQIYSPEKGSWVELSPQDVLQMLGRAGRPQYDTYGEGIIITTQTEIQYYLSLMNQQLPIESQFVSRLADNLNAEIVLGNVRTRDEGVEWLGYTYLFVRMLRTPNLYQVGQDIEEDATLEQKRVDLIHSAAAVLEKASLIKYEKKTGRLQSTDLGRVASHYYITHNSMLTYNMHIQPATSPIELFRVFALSDEFKYIPVRQDEKLELAKLLGRVPIPVKETIDEPQCKINVLLQAYVSRLKLEGLALMADLVYVTQSAGRILRAMFEIALKKGWSSVAKDALDLCKMAEKRMWPTMTPLRQFPDCPPEITKKAERIDVPWSSYFDLDPPRMGELLGMQKQGRQVCNMIAKFPRLDIQAQCQPITRSMLKVELTLTPRFEWDDNVHHGSELFWIMVEDCDGEDILFHDQFVLRKDYAMAEMNEHIVEFTVPITEPMPPNYFISVFSDRWMHAESKLTLSFQKLSLPEKFPPHTPLLDMQPLPVAALKQEEYVDLFQDWSQFNKIQTQVFNASYQTDDNVFVGAPTGSGKTVCAEFALLRHFTKANGTKAVYIAPFQTQVDARHKAWKPRLGSLAGGKQIVKLTGETTADLKLLAEGDLILATPVQWDMMSRQWQRRKNVQNVGLIIADDLHMLGGQGGYTYEAVMSRSQAIKVQLENDLRTIGLSVSLSNARDIGEWIGCSKHTIFNFSPNNRPLPLNLHLQTFNIPHFPSLMLAMTKPTYQAILQYAPEKPAMVFVPSRKQVRATAQDLLVACIADDDEDRFLHTDAEQLAPILGRVKERSLAESLAHGIAYYHEALSESDKHIVESLFSQGAAQVLFVSRDCCWEIQSTAHLVVVMGTQFFEGREHRYIDYPISEVLQMFGKAGRPMEDKDSRGVLMCPDVKRTYYKKFLAEALPIESQLQSYLHDAFVTEISTKTVESTQDAVDWTTYTYFYRRLLANPSFYGLTDTSHEGLSAYLSEQVESTLKDLNDAKIIELDEEEDTITPLNAAMIAAYYNISFITMQTLLLSLKRGTKLKGILEVVTAATEFEDIQIRRHEEHTLQRIYDRCPVKLSEVNFESPHFKAFVLLQAHFARMQLPTDLAKDQEVILRKVLNLLSACVDVLSSEGHLNAMSAMEISQMVVQAMWDRDSPLKQIPHFDDDKIDVCSKFSIKDVFEFQDAMDPDENPNYKKFMDGLQFGNKQLADAAGFINERYPNVEMDFKLDDAENVASGQPSYVNVSIQRQLEENEEPNLQVHAPFYPAEKTENWWLVVGEESTRTLLAIKRVTIVKQLNAKLEIVLPTPGKHNLTLFLMSDSYVGVDQAPTFEVDAAEGMEEDDEEDDEE is encoded by the coding sequence ATGTCGGGCAACAAGGGAAAGGGTGGCGATGGCGCCGATAACAACTTGGGCCAGTACAAATATGCGGCCATGTCCAACTTGGTCCTGCAGGCCGATCGAAGATTCGTTTCGAGACGTGGCGATGAGACGACAGGCGACCCGGAATCGCTGGCTGGACGGATCAATCTGAACGAGATGGGATCGCGAACGGCACGAGAAAAGGCTCCAGTCTCGGCAGCGCCACCAGAGCAGGCGCGAAAGAGGAAACGCACAGAGCCCGTGCAGAGCTCCCGAGCTGCTGGTGTGTTGAGTGCGCAGGATATGAATATTGAGGGCCTGCGGTATCGACCTCGAACAGCCGCGAACAAGGATGTTTACGACTTGATCTCCACGAATGTCGCGCAGAAGATGGGCGGTGACTATGGTCTCGCCGTAACGGCTTCTGCGACAGACTCAGTCCTGGAATACCTCAAGGACGACAACATGAAGGACTTCGACAAGAAGAAAGAGATTGACGACATTCTTGGCATCACAACTTCGAGCAAAGAGTTCAATCAATTGGTGAATCTGGGCAAGAAAATCACCGATTACGATCAGCAGGATGACGACGAAGAAATGGCCGAAGGCGGCGAGGACGCAGATCTGGATGAGAATAACGGTGTTGCGGTCGACTTCGGGGACGAATCTGAAGGCGAAGATCAAAACCAAACATTCGAGGTCCGTGATGAGGACGAAGAGTCGGAAGATGATCTTGCCATGGGTACAGAAGAAGTCGCAGAAGACGGTGCAGGCCCGCCACCTCAAGGCGAAGGAGACCAGGAAGAGGAAGACGAAGATGGCATGGTCATTGAGAACAAGCCACGACGGGGCGCAAGAGAAGATAAGGATCCGACCTTTGTGCCTGCCCACGAGATCGATGCATACTGGCTCCAACGGCAGATTGGTCAAATATACGAGGATGCGCATACACAGACCGAGAAGACCAAGGAAGCAGAATCGATCATGGCTGGACTGGACGACTCTGGCGAGGAGAAACCACTTCGAGACGTCGAGAACGACTTGATGGAGCTGTTCGACTATGAACATCACGAAGTGGTTGGGAAGCTGGTGAAGAACAGAGACAAGGTCGTCTGGGTCACAAGATGGCGGAGGGTCGCTGAAGACGAAGCGTCGCGCGTGGCATTGGAGAAGGAAATGGTCAACGCTGGTCACGCGAGCATTCTCAAAGAGCTTCGCGGTCGAGATGAAGCGCCAGGGAAAGCTGCGCCGAAGATCAAAGTCAATATCGATGCCATGGACCTGGATGCCAAATTGCCGATCAAGGACGAGGAAGATGAGCCTAAGAAGGATGGTCTTCAGGGCGGTTTGCAACCTAGGAAGACCCTGAACCTCGACGATCTCAAATTTGATGCCGGCAATCATCTTATGACCAACCAGAATGTCAAGCTGCCAGCTGGCTCTGTCAAGCGGACGTTTAAGGGATGGGAAGAGATCCACGTTCCTGCACCGAAACGAAAGCCAAACGCGAACGAGAGGCCCTTGATTCCCACATCAGACCTCCCAGCCTGGGCGAGGACCGGCTTCGGTAGCTCCACTTCGCTCAATCGAATCCAGACCGAGTGTTATCCTTCAGCGTTTGAAGGAGATGGTAATATGTTGATCTGTGCTCCTACTGGATCTGGTAAAACGAACGTCGCTATGCTCACAATGCTGCGCGAGATCGGCAAGCACCGCGACCCGAGGACCGGTGAGATCAACTTGGACGAATTCAAGATTATCTACATTGCTCCTCTGAAGGCCTTGGTTCAAGAACAGGTCGGCAACTTTGGCGCTCGTCTGAAGCCATATGGCATCACTGTCTCCGAGCTTACTGGTGACAGGCAGCTTACGAAACAGCAGATTGCCGACACTCAGGTCATCGTGACAACACCTGAGAAGTGGGATGTCATCACGAGAAAGGCGACGGACACCAGTTACACGAACCTGGTTCGCCTGATATGCATTGACGAGATTCATCTTCTGCATGATGACAGAGGACCTGTGCTTGAGAGTATTGTTTCCCGGACGATCCGACGCACCGAACAGACTGGTGACCCTGTCCGAATCGTCGGTCTTTCTGCGACGCTGCCCAACTACCGCGATGTTGCAGCTTTCCTGCGTGTAGACACACAGAAGGACTTGTTCCACTTTGACGGCACATTCCGACCTTGCCCGCTGAAGCAAGAGTTTATTGGCGTCACCGACAAGAAGGCCATCAAGCAGCTCAAGACCATGAACGATGTATGTTACAACAAAACGCTTGAGCAAGTCGGCCAGAACAAGAACCAGATGCTCATTTTCGTCCACTCGCGAAAAGAGACTGCGAAGACTGCGAAGTATATTCGTGACAAGGCCCTCGAGGAGGACAAGATCGGCCAAATTCTGCGAACGGATGCTGCTAGCCGCGAGATCTTGCGCGAAGAAGCTGAATCCGTCACGAATACTGATCTCAAGGACGTGCTGCCATATGGCTTCGGTATTCACCACGCTGGTATGAGCCGAGCCGACAGAACAGCTGTGGAAGATCTCTTCGCAGATGGCGCAATCCAAGTTCTGGTGTGTACAGCCACACTCGCCTGGGGTGTCAACTTGCCCGCGCATACTGTAATAATCAAAGGCACGCAGATCTACTCGCCAGAGAAAGGTTCGTGGGTTGAGCTCAGTCCGCAAGATGTGCTTCAGATGCTGGGTCGTGCGGGTCGTCCACAGTACGACACCTACGGTGAAGGTATCATCATCACGACTCAGACTGAGATACAGTACTATCTGTCGCTGATGAATCAGCAACTGCCGATTGAGTCGCAGTTCGTGTCACGGCTGGCCGATAACCTCAATGCTGAGATTGTCTTAGGCAACGTCAGGACTCGCGATGAAGGCGTAGAATGGCTCGGCTACACTTACCTCTTCGTCCGCATGCTGCGCACACCTAACCTGTACCAGGTCGGACAGGATATCGAGGAAGATGCGACACTGGAGCAAAAGAGAGTAGATCTGATTCACTCTGCCGCTGCCGTGCTGGAGAAAGCAAGCTTGATCAAGTACGAGAAGAAGACTGGGCGCCTTCAGTCGACAGATCTTGGCCGTGTCGCAAGTCACTACTACATCACCCACAACAGCATGCTGACATACAACATGCACATTCAGCCAGCTACCAGCCCGATTGAGCTGTTCAGAGTCTTCGCGCTCAGCGACGAGTTCAAGTACATTCCAGTCCGACAAGATGAGAAGCTTGAACTCGCGAAGTTGCTAGGTCGTGTGCCTATTCCTGTCAAGGAGACCATCGACGAACCTCAGTGCAAGATCAACGTGCTGCTCCAAGCATATGTTAGCCGGCTGAAGCTAGAAGGTCTGGCTCTAATGGCAGACCTTGTGTACGTGACACAATCGGCTGGTCGTATTCTGCGCGCAATGTTTGAGATCGCGCTGAAGAAGGGCTGGTCGTCAGTTGCCAAGGATGCACTTGACCTGTGTAAGATGGCAGAGAAGCGCATGTGGCCGACGATGACACCGCTGCGACAGTTCCCAGACTGTCCACCAGAGATCACCAAGAAGGCTGAGCGTATCGACGTGCCATGGTCAAGCTACTTCGATCTGGATCCACCTCGCATGGGTGAGTTGCTTGGTATGCAGAAGCAAGGCCGACAGGTTTGCAATATGATTGCGAAGTTTCCACGGCTGGACATCCAAGCACAGTGCCAGCCCATCACAAGGAGCATGCTCAAGGTGGAGTTGACTCTGACGCCTCGTTTCGAGTGGGACGACAACGTTCACCATGGCAGCGAGCTCTTCTGGATTATGGTCGAAGACTGCGACGGCGAGGACATCCTCTTCCACGACCAGTTTGTGCTTCGCAAGGACTACGCCATGGCCGAAATGAACGAGCATATCGTGGAGTTTACTGTTCCGATCACAGAGCCGATGCCACCTAACTACTTCATCTCGGTCTTCAGTGACAGATGGATGCATGCCGAGAGCAAGCTTACACTGTCCTTCCAGAAGCTGTCCTTGCCTGAGAAGTTCCCACCACACACGCCACTTCTTGACATGCAGCCACTGCCAGTCGCCGCCCTGAAGCAAGAGGAGTACGTGGATCTGTTCCAGGACTGGTCACAGTTCAACAAGATCCAGACACAAGTCTTCAATGCGTCGTATCAGACTGATGACAACGTGTTCGTGGGTGCACCAACAGGAAGTGGCAAAACTGTCTGTGCCGAATTCGCATTGCTGAGACACTTCACGAAGGCCAACGGGACAAAGGCTGTATACATTGCACCTTTCCAGACACAGGTCGATGCACGACACAAAGCCTGGAAACCAAGACTCGGCTCTTTGGCTGGTGGCAAGCAGATCGTAAAGCTCACTGGCGAGACCACAGCTGACCTCAAGCTGCTCGCCGAGGGTGATCTGATCCTTGCAACGCCAGTGCAGTGGGACATGATGTCTCGCCAGTGGCAGCGACGAAAGAATGTTCAGAACGTCGGTCTCATCATCGCTGATGACCTGCACATGCTTGGCGGGCAAGGCGGGTACACCTACGAAGCTGTCATGTCGCGCTCTCAGGCCATCAAGGTTCAGCTGGAGAACGACTTGCGCACCATTGGTCTCAGTGTGTCGCTCTCCAATGCCAGAGATATTGGAGAGTGGATCGGCTGCAGCAAGCACACAATTTTCAACTTCAGCCCAAACAACCGACCTCTGCCGCTGAACCTGCACCTACAGACTTTCAACATCCCCCACTTTCCTTCGCTGATGTTGGCTATGACGAAGCCGACCTACCAGGCTATACTGCAGTACGCGCCTGAAAAGCCTGCCATGGTCTTTGTACCAAGCCGAAAACAAGTTCGCGCGACAGCTCAGGATCTGCTGGTGGCATGCATAGCAGACGATGACGAGGACCGTTTTCTTCATACGGATGCCGAACAGCTTGCGCCCATTCTTGGCAGGGTCAAGGAGCGCTCGCTCGCAGAATCTCTGGCACATGGCATTGCGTACTACCACGAAGCACTTAGTGAGTCGGACAAGCATATCGTGGAGTCACTGTTTAGCCAGGGAGCCGCACAAGTGTTGTTTGTATCTCGTGACTGCTGCTGGGAGATACAAAGCACCGCACACCTCGTTGTGGTCATGGGTACTCAATTCTTCGAAGGCCGTGAGCATCGCTACATCGACTACCCAATCAGCGAAGTTCTGCAGATGTTTGGCAAAGCCGGACGACCCATGGAGGACAAAGACTCTCGTGGTGTACTGATGTGCCCAGATGTCAAGCGCACTTACTACAAGAAGTTCTTGGCCGAAGCACTGCCCATTGAAAGCCAGCTGCAGTCGTACCTTCACGATGCCTTCGTCACTGAGATCAGCACCAAGACTGTGGAGTCGACACAAGACGCCGTGGACTGGACGACATACACCTACTTTTACCGGAGACTGCTCGCCAACCCCAGCTTTTACGGGCTGACAGACACTTCTCACGAAGGTCTGAGCGCGTACTTGTCCGAGCAAGTCGAAAGCACTCTgaaggacttgaacgacgcCAAGATCATTGAGCTGgacgaggaagaagacaCGATCACACCCCTGAACGCAGCAATGATTGCGGCCTACTACAACATCTCGTTCATCACGATGCAGACCCTGCTGCTGTCTCTGAAGCGCGGCACGAAGCTCAAGGGTATTCTTGAGGTCGTGACTGCCGCGACCGAATTTGAAGACATCCAGATTCGCCGACACGAAGAGCACACCCTCCAGCGCATTTACGATCGTTGCCCTGTCAAGTTGTCCGAGGTCAACTTCGAATCGCCTCACTTCAAAGCATTCGTCCTCCTGCAGGCGCACTTCGCGCGCATGCAGCTGCCGACTGACTTGGCGAAGGACCAAGAAGTCATCTTGCGCAAGGTCCTCAATCTGCTCAGTGCCTGTGTTGATGTCTTGTCATCGGAAGGTCATCTCAATGCCATGAGTGCGATGGAGATCAGCCAGATGGTCGTCCAAGCCATGTGGGATCGTGACTCGCCACTGAAGCAGATACCTCACTTCGACGACGACAAGATCGATGTCTGCAGCAAGTTCTCGATCAAGGATGTCTTCGAATTCCAAGATGCCATGGATCCTGATGAGAACCCGAACTACAAGAAGTTCATGGACGGCTTACAGTTCGGCAACAAGCAGCTCGCAGACGCTGCTGGATTCATCAACGAGCGATATCCTAATGTTGAGATGGACTTCAAGCTCGACGATGCGGAGAACGTTGCGTCAGGCCAGCCAAGCTACGTCAATGTATCGATACAGCGCCAGCTCGAGGAGAATGAGGAGCCCAATCTGCAAGTACACGCTCCATTCTACCCGGCTGAGAAGACTGAGAACTGGTGGCTTGTGGTCGGAGAAGAAAGTACACGGACATTGCTGGCTATCAAGAGAGTCACAATCGTCAAGCAGCTCAACGCGAAACTGGAGATTGTGCTTCCTACTCCGGGCAAGCACAATTTGACGTTGTTCCTGATGAGTGACAGCTACGTGGGTGTAGATCAAGCTCCAACATTTGAGGTCGATGCGGCCGAGGGCATGGAGGAAGACGATGAGGAGGACGATGAGGAGTAG
- a CDS encoding Glutathione-specific gamma-glutamylcyclotransferase encodes MKAENGEEDLWLFGYGSLIWKPPPDYDLRLPGYIEGYVRRFWQVSEDHRGTPEAPGRVCTLIDRNLWETLTDHHASAPPKTWGAAYRIPAAKVPEVREYMNIREINGYSMQNVPFVQPSTTKQKADDMSATYQNVHLPASVSPDGGKTIKCLVYIGLPDNPQFLGPQDPQALAEHIVKSRGPSGENKDYLYELDAALNDLSPESSDEHVSDLARRCRQIEFNEGMKANARCA; translated from the exons ATGAAGGCGGAGAACGGAGAGGAGGATTTGTGGCTGTTTGGATATGG GAGCTTGATATGGAAGCCACCACCAGATTATG ATCTGCGACTGCCCGGCTACATAGAAGGATACGTCCGTCGATTTTGGCAGG TCAGCGAGGACCACCGCGGCACTCCCGAAGCCCCAGGCCGCGTCTGCACGTTGATCGACCGCAACCTCTGGGAGACCCTAACCGACCACCACGCCTCAGCACCCCCCAAAACCTGGGGCGCAGCCTACCGCATCCCCGCCGCGAAAGTCCCCGAAGTGCGCGAGTACATGAACATCCGCGAAATCAACGGCTACAGCATGCAAAATGTCCCCTTCGTCCAACCCTCCACCACCAAACAGAAAGCCGACGACATGTCCGCCACATACCAGAACGTGCACCTCCCCGCCAGCGTCTCCCCGGACGGTGGCAAGACGATAAAGTGCCTTGTCTACATCGGCCTTCCCGATAATCCCCAATTTCTCGGACCCCAGGATCCGCAGGCGTTGGCGGAGCATATTGTGAAGTCGAGGGGACCGAGTGGGGAGAATAAGGATTACCTTTACGAGCTGGATGCAGCACTCAATGATCTTAGCCCGGAGAGCAGTGATGAGCATGTGAGTGATCTAGCGAGGAGATGCAGACAGATTGAGTTCAATGAGGGGATGAAGGCGAATGCGAGATGTGCTTGA